The window GGGATATGCTTGTCCTCAAGCGATGATAGAAAATCATTTAATGGTATAAGTTTTTGATGTAATTGCGCTGTAACAGCGCGAGCACCTCGGTGCCAAATCCACATAATTAAGTAAACAAAGACTGCAATCATTAAGGGGATATAACCACCCTCTTTGATTTTTGCAAGATTGGCAATAGTGAATGCACTATCAATCATGAAGAAAATAGATGCGATACCGCCCGCAATAAAAATATTCCATTTCCAAATATAGCGCATTGCGATGAAAAGAAGGGTGGTGGTCATCAGCATCGTCATAGAAACGGCTATACCATATGCAGAGGCTAAATTTGTTGATTTACCAAATCCAATCGTTAATCCTATTGTTAAGAACATCAGTAAATAATTAATTACACCAATATAAATTTGTCCGTAACCCATTGATGAAGTATGTTTAATCCACATGCGTGGTAACCAACCTAGTAATATAGCCTGGCGAGTCATTGAAAAAGCCCCAGTGATAACGGCTTGGCTTGCAATGATAGTTGCGATAGTGGCAAGAATTACCATGGGAATTAATAACGACTCTGGACAAAGGCTATAAAATATATTGCTTTCAGATGAAGTACCATCAAGCACTGTTCCTGCTTGCCCCGCATAGTTCAAAAGTAAACTCGGAAATACGATTGAAAACCAAGCATATTTAATGGGTGTTCTACCAAAATGTCCCATGTCTGCATATAAAGCTTCTGCGCCCGTGACGCAGAGAAAAACACCACCGAGTAAAAAAAATCCAGAAAGTCCATTGCTCAGAAGAAAACTGAATGCATAATATGGATTCAGTGCTGCAATTACGCTCGGGTGTTGTAATATTCCACGAATTCCAAGCACAGCAATGATGACAAACCAAATTAACATAACAGGTCCAAACAGTTTACCAATTCGTGCTGTACCTTTAGACTGAATTGAAAAAAGAAGCACTAAAATTAATACCGATGCCGGAACAATATATGGTTTGAAACTTGTGCTTACCTCATTCATACCTTCAAGTGCAGAAAGAACAGAAATAGCAGGAGTAATTGCGCCGTCACCATAAATTAATGCAGCACCAAATAATCCCACTGCAATAATGGCAGGACGCTGTACTTTTTTCATGCCTAATAATGACAAGAGCGCCATAATTCCGCCTTCACCATCATTATCGAATCGCAGCGCAAATAAAACATACTTAAGGGTCGTGATTAGGAATAAGGTCCAGATGATTAGAGATAGAGTGCCCAAAATGATACTGGAGTCTGGAAAATGAGATGTTCTGCTTAATATTGTTTGAAAGGTATAAAGAGGGCTGGTTCCGATGTCCCCAAACACAATGCCCAGTGCCGCAAAGCTTAGGAAAGGTACATTTGTACTAGACGCTTTTTCACTCGGTCGCACTGTTACATCCCTGTAAAAGATCTATCTAGAGATTATAGCCTATTATAAGCTTTCGGTATTATTTAGGTGTTAATCAGTAGAAATTCTATTTACTGCTTTTAGCCAACCTTCATACAATGTGTCTCGCTGATTTTGAGACAGTGTAGGTTCAAAACGACGGTCTAGAGTCCAAATATCGGTGAGCGAAGAAAGATCTTTGAATACTCCGGTTGATAATCCTGCAAGATAAGCAACGCCCATGGCAGTTGTTTCAGTGTATTTTGGCCTTTCGACAGTTAAGCCAGTAAGGTCGGCTAAGCGTTGACAAAACCAGTTATTATTTACCATGCCTCCATCGACTTTTATTCTTTGTGGATGTCCTAAGTTTGCATCGTGCATGTCTCGCGCTATAGCGTTGAGTAAATCACGCGTTTGAAAGCAAACAGCATCGAGTGCCGCTTTGGCGATTTCAGCCGTGCCTGTATCGCGAGTGAGTCCTAAAATAGCGCCACGCGCATTTGGATCCCAATAGGGCGCACCTAATCCTGTAAAGGCAGGAACAAAATACAGGCCTTCAATGGGTTTTGCTGTGGTTGCTAAAGATTCAATTTCAGCGGCCGTTGAAATGAGTCCCAAAGCATCGCGTACCCATTGAACGACTGCGCCTGCAATAAAAATACTACCTTCAATCGCATAGGTTGTCTGATTGTTAATACGATATGCACAGGTTGATAATAATTTATTTTTAGAAGTTGAAATTGAAGAGCCTGTGTTCACTAACATAAAACAACCAGTGCCATAAGTAGATTTGACATCTCCAGCTTCGAAACATGTTTGTCCGAACAAAGCAGCTTGCTGATCACCTGCAACGCTGCGGATAGGGATAGGTACTCCGAAATAATTCGGAAGTGATTCTCCAAAATTATCGGCGCTTTCAAGTATTTCAGGGAGGCATTGTGCAGGAATGTTAAATAATTTTAGGAGTGATTCACTCCATTTTAGAGAATGTAAATTCATTAACATTGTTCGTGAAGCGTTCGTAACATCTGTTGCGTGAATTTTTCCACCCGTTAATTTGAAAATTAGATAGGAATCTATAGTGCCTAATGCAAGTTCTCCTTTTTCTGCACGTGTACGTGATCCTGGAATATGATCGAACAACCATTCTGCTTTTGTCGCAGAAAAATACGGATCCAATAATAATCCTGACTCGTTAGAAATTATTTTTTCGTAACCGGCATCTTTGAGTTCGCGGCATCGATCGGCAGTGCGACGATCTTGCCAAACGATGGCGTTATGTAATGGAGCGCCTGTAGAACGATCCCAAAGAACAGTGGTTTCACGTTGATTGGTAATTCCAATAGCTACGATTTGGTTTGCTGGAATGCGTTTCGTCATTGCTTGACAACATTTTAATGTGGCTTCCCAAATTTCGTTGGGATCG of the Gammaproteobacteria bacterium genome contains:
- a CDS encoding KUP/HAK/KT family potassium transporter produces the protein MRPSEKASSTNVPFLSFAALGIVFGDIGTSPLYTFQTILSRTSHFPDSSIILGTLSLIIWTLFLITTLKYVLFALRFDNDGEGGIMALLSLLGMKKVQRPAIIAVGLFGAALIYGDGAITPAISVLSALEGMNEVSTSFKPYIVPASVLILVLLFSIQSKGTARIGKLFGPVMLIWFVIIAVLGIRGILQHPSVIAALNPYYAFSFLLSNGLSGFFLLGGVFLCVTGAEALYADMGHFGRTPIKYAWFSIVFPSLLLNYAGQAGTVLDGTSSESNIFYSLCPESLLIPMVILATIATIIASQAVITGAFSMTRQAILLGWLPRMWIKHTSSMGYGQIYIGVINYLLMFLTIGLTIGFGKSTNLASAYGIAVSMTMLMTTTLLFIAMRYIWKWNIFIAGGIASIFFMIDSAFTIANLAKIKEGGYIPLMIAVFVYLIMWIWHRGARAVTAQLHQKLIPLNDFLSSLEDKHIPRVPGMAVFLTRSKKDTPPVMVWHLRQNRSLHKEIFILHTEILQIPWVQSSDRISVNEISKKCWRAEVRYGFMERPDIPAILKDCEVLGYKINTDDVTYYIGRNSIMNRTDGKGLPPWQEEVYDILERNQAHLRDYFCLPSDQVVEIGRQVPI
- the glpK gene encoding glycerol kinase GlpK — protein: MDKYILSIDQGTTSTRAILFDANGIPIDKHEIELKQIYPANGWVEHDPNEIWEATLKCCQAMTKRIPANQIVAIGITNQRETTVLWDRSTGAPLHNAIVWQDRRTADRCRELKDAGYEKIISNESGLLLDPYFSATKAEWLFDHIPGSRTRAEKGELALGTIDSYLIFKLTGGKIHATDVTNASRTMLMNLHSLKWSESLLKLFNIPAQCLPEILESADNFGESLPNYFGVPIPIRSVAGDQQAALFGQTCFEAGDVKSTYGTGCFMLVNTGSSISTSKNKLLSTCAYRINNQTTYAIEGSIFIAGAVVQWVRDALGLISTAAEIESLATTAKPIEGLYFVPAFTGLGAPYWDPNARGAILGLTRDTGTAEIAKAALDAVCFQTRDLLNAIARDMHDANLGHPQRIKVDGGMVNNNWFCQRLADLTGLTVERPKYTETTAMGVAYLAGLSTGVFKDLSSLTDIWTLDRRFEPTLSQNQRDTLYEGWLKAVNRISTD